The following proteins are co-located in the Acidimicrobiia bacterium genome:
- a CDS encoding amidohydrolase family protein, with protein sequence MSDDHFVALSECHFMNPATLAEISNYYPNTKRWWASVQGVLRAWSGIDLAEKRPPPIAETLIGYMDEAEVDVCFCLREGMMDISGATMPLSTNQFMIDQIKPYPGRMYLEAMVGPILRRGVENAVWELEHLVTEYDARLCKVYQPEDLAPLDDRRMWPFYEKACELDIPLTVHTGMSYVCPQPSAHTHPDTLDRVLLDFPELTMIAYHMAWPHTEEVIGLAAKHENLHLSLSGIVGWYERSPYRGYHAIGTALQWVEPHKIVLGLDLPFVDTKRVVDWVRHLQIPDELQRNYGYPEITDEMRAGFLGTNLARLAGIETTRRIGRPSDNS encoded by the coding sequence ATGAGCGACGACCATTTCGTGGCGCTGTCGGAATGCCACTTCATGAATCCGGCGACCCTCGCCGAGATCAGCAACTACTACCCCAACACGAAGCGTTGGTGGGCGAGCGTGCAGGGGGTTCTCCGGGCCTGGTCGGGTATCGACCTCGCGGAGAAGCGGCCTCCTCCGATCGCGGAGACGCTGATCGGGTACATGGACGAGGCCGAGGTCGACGTGTGCTTCTGCCTGCGCGAAGGCATGATGGACATCAGCGGGGCCACGATGCCGCTGTCGACGAACCAGTTCATGATCGACCAGATCAAGCCCTACCCCGGGCGCATGTACCTCGAGGCGATGGTCGGGCCCATCCTGCGTCGTGGTGTCGAGAACGCGGTGTGGGAACTCGAGCACCTGGTCACCGAATACGACGCGCGTCTGTGCAAGGTCTACCAACCCGAGGACCTGGCGCCACTCGACGACAGGCGGATGTGGCCGTTCTACGAGAAGGCCTGCGAGCTCGACATCCCTCTCACGGTCCACACCGGGATGTCCTACGTCTGCCCGCAGCCGAGCGCCCACACCCATCCCGACACCCTCGACCGGGTGTTGCTCGACTTCCCCGAGCTCACGATGATCGCCTACCACATGGCGTGGCCCCACACCGAGGAGGTCATCGGGCTCGCGGCCAAGCACGAGAACCTCCACCTCAGCCTGTCGGGCATCGTGGGGTGGTACGAACGCTCGCCCTACCGCGGCTACCACGCGATCGGCACGGCGCTCCAGTGGGTCGAGCCCCACAAGATCGTGCTCGGGCTCGATCTGCCGTTCGTCGACACCAAACGGGTGGTCGACTGGGTTCGTCACCTCCAGATTCCCGACGAACTGCAACGCAACTACGGGTACCCGGAGATCACCGACGAGATGCGGGCAGGGTTCCTCGGTACGAACCTCGCACGGCTCGCAGGGATCGAGACCACCCGCCGTATCGGCCGACCATCGGACAACTCGTGA